From a single Silene latifolia isolate original U9 population chromosome 6, ASM4854445v1, whole genome shotgun sequence genomic region:
- the LOC141586250 gene encoding receptor homology region, transmembrane domain- and RING domain-containing protein 2-like — MGIGDFSNYSIVCNFLSIGFCLIMMISFSYAFVELRGADFVYSFEDIEANFAPPVRTGGICGKLYIAEPPDACSPLTNKVVEQGGTCSDRFALVIRGGCNFEEKIKTAQKAGFQAAIIYDNVDGGALIAMAGISAGIKIHAVFVSKATGEILKLYAGQNLEVWIIPSHESSVWSIMAISLISILAMSALLATWFFVKRHYLRREISVAQAREFHGMSGRLVKAMPSLLFTSVTEDYCTSSTCAICLEDYIFGDRLRILPCRHKFHAFCVDSWLTTWRTFCPICKRDARTSNGEPPPSESTPLLLSNPSSVASSPLSSFRSRSSAIHIASSSQRSHATSRHHSISISPQIHSQSMSATRTSMDLRYMSSQRSPLHTSRYMSPYYPSPRNASSSYIGSSLRQQNALHYSESPASFSPYASGYSLPRCD; from the exons ATGGGTATTGGAGATTTCAGCAATTATAGCATTGTATGCAATTTTTTGTCAATTGGGTTTTGTTTGATCATGATGATAAGCTTCTCCTATGCTTTTGTGGAATTGAGGGGTGCTGATTTTGTTTACTCTTTTGAAGATATTGAAGCTAACTTTG CACCACCTGTGAGAACTGGTGGGATATGCGGGAAACTGTACATAGCCGAGCCTCCTGATGCATGTTCTCCATTGACAAACAAGGTAGTTGAGCAGGGTGGTACTTGTTCTGATCGATTTGCATTAGTGATAAGAGGTGGGTGTAATTTCGAGGAAAAAATTAAGACGGCGCAGAAGGCAGGATTTCAGGCTGCTATTATTTACGACAATGTGGATGGCGGTGCTTTGATTGCCA TGGCAGGAATTTCAGCTGGTATAAAGATCCACGCCGTATTTGTTTCTAAAGCAACAGGAGAAATCCTTAAGCTCTATGCCGGCCAAAATTTGGAAGTATGGATAATCCCGAGCCATGAAAGTTCAGTATGGTCCATAATGGCTATTTCTCTCATATCTATACTGGCAATGTCTGCACTGCTGGCCACTTGGTTCTTTGTTAAGCGGCACTATCTAAGACGCGAGATCTCTGTAGCCCAAGCTCGAGAATTTCATGGAATGAGTGGTCGTCTGGTTAAAGCTATGCCAAGCTTATTATTCACGTCTGTCACTGAGGACTATTGTACATCGTCAACTTGTGCCATTTGCCTCGAGGATTACATTTTTGGAGACAGGCTTCGGATTCTGCCATGCCGTCATA AATTTCATGCATTCTGTGTGGATTCTTGGCTGACTACATGGAGAACATTCTGCCCGATTTGCAAACGTGATGCGCGGACCAGTAATGGCGAACCTCCACCTTCGGAATCCACACCGTTACTATTATCCAACCCGTCATCTGTAGCTTCTTCACCATTGTCTTCATTTAGATCGCGGTCCTCTGCAATACACATAGCATCTTCAAGTCAACGGTCCCACGCAACTTCCCGTCATCATTCCATTTCAATCAGTCCTCAAATACATTCTCAGTCGATGAGTGCAACTCGAACCTCAATGGATCTTAGATACATGTCGTCCCAAAGGTCACCTTTACATACGAGTAGATACATGTCTCCATATTATCCGAGCCCTAGAAATGCTTCATCAAGTTATATCGGGTCTTCTCTAAGACAGCAAAATGCATTACATTATAGCGAGTCTCCAGCAAGTTTCTCTCCGTATGCTTCTGGATATTCGCTTCCAAGGTGTGATTGA